The following coding sequences are from one Formosa haliotis window:
- a CDS encoding family 43 glycosylhydrolase → MLIKTELIISIFRILAVQILKKTWKIGIATSVKPTSGFKVQGYINGLESLIDPCVFIDDDGQAYLYHGGPDIAHAYKLKENMMEIEGERHIIKGLDGFREGLFVFKRNNLYYAIYPDDFPKYNKMRYAISENPFGPFECKGVFLGSTDVITMHGSVVKFKEQWYVFYHNGNLSGGIATNRSICFDPITFNEDGTINMVTQTLGVDLPTFHKDVHFNGMMGALGLGHYTKSDLKKLGISANEISSIEIPKGYVVEGFEADNFKGKSWLFEENRIDLNDIGCNDKIASIKISKLNIENLVKNGSFELATQGQIKFWFNKNPEPFAHHKNDAAKGYFSMQYQGSGKPKAITQKVALKPHTEYELSAQLKVESGTKGKVVFDTNGSFDDRCKFELEAAHASDKWVTYKGTFNSGSKTEVELRCLTSNDFKGTGYWDHVILKVK, encoded by the coding sequence GTGCTTATAAAAACGGAACTTATTATTTCTATTTTCCGCATCCTAGCGGTACAGATTTTAAAAAAAACTTGGAAAATAGGAATAGCAACTAGCGTTAAACCAACTTCCGGTTTTAAAGTCCAAGGGTACATCAATGGCTTGGAATCTTTAATAGATCCTTGTGTTTTTATTGACGACGACGGCCAAGCTTATTTGTATCATGGAGGTCCAGACATAGCTCATGCTTATAAATTGAAAGAAAATATGATGGAAATTGAAGGCGAACGTCATATAATTAAAGGTTTAGATGGTTTTCGTGAAGGTCTGTTTGTCTTTAAACGCAACAATCTTTACTATGCCATCTATCCGGACGATTTTCCAAAATATAACAAAATGCGATATGCCATTAGCGAAAATCCATTTGGTCCTTTCGAGTGTAAAGGTGTTTTTCTGGGTAGTACAGATGTTATAACCATGCATGGATCGGTAGTAAAATTTAAAGAGCAATGGTATGTTTTTTATCACAATGGGAATTTGTCTGGAGGCATTGCTACCAACCGATCTATTTGTTTTGATCCCATAACTTTTAATGAAGACGGCACTATAAACATGGTCACTCAAACGCTTGGAGTAGATCTGCCAACCTTTCATAAAGATGTTCATTTTAATGGCATGATGGGAGCGCTTGGTTTAGGGCATTATACCAAATCCGATTTGAAAAAATTAGGAATTTCTGCTAATGAAATTTCATCTATTGAAATACCAAAAGGTTATGTTGTAGAAGGTTTTGAAGCCGACAATTTTAAGGGTAAATCCTGGCTGTTTGAAGAAAATAGAATTGATTTAAATGACATAGGCTGTAACGATAAAATAGCTTCCATAAAAATTTCAAAATTGAATATTGAAAATTTAGTAAAAAATGGGTCTTTCGAATTGGCTACCCAAGGTCAAATAAAATTCTGGTTTAATAAAAATCCAGAACCATTTGCTCACCATAAAAATGATGCAGCAAAAGGATATTTTTCAATGCAATACCAAGGCAGCGGAAAACCAAAAGCCATAACTCAAAAAGTAGCATTGAAACCACATACCGAATATGAGTTAAGTGCACAGCTAAAAGTGGAATCAGGAACTAAAGGGAAAGTTGTTTTTGACACCAATGGGAGTTTTGATGACCGTTGTAAGTTTGAGTTAGAAGCAGCCCACGCATCAGATAAATGGGTAACCTACAAGGGCACATTTAATAGCGGATCTAAAACTGAGGTTGAATTGCGTTGTTTGACTTCCAATGATTTTAAAGGAACGGGGTATTGGGATCATGTGATTTTAAAAGTGAAATAA
- a CDS encoding putative glycoside hydrolase encodes MKVKNIIKIGLLFVLMLSNLITHAQVISKENKTISFVNSEGGRFESKDFYPPFSWDTTPLYFMFGDKARVLLPEERNFIAARTNFICIEKSHGYDTLGAAELGAKYEVSAFKAIKPDLKVLFYFNAALAWPYTSYSKDFTTDRIDANPQLKSFLIENPKTGQLAQKHTAFLFNVLNPDFRKWWVNTVVKGVKESGSDGVFIDQMHGNVNLMKDKKEAIEIAMGEMMSNLKKQLGPDKILLANNANSPNAKYIYPVSDALMFENYSAVHYNKENLLSDWEDMLKNAQAGKVSVFRLGVEGHDRGFLRSISKEEKYEVMPKISQEKLEYALACYLIGAQPYSYFMYSWGWALADGSLVDYPELQKPLGAPKGAYKRITPTGWEFTREFERQSLDKY; translated from the coding sequence ATGAAAGTAAAAAACATTATAAAAATAGGGTTATTGTTTGTCCTTATGTTGTCAAACTTAATTACCCATGCACAAGTTATTTCAAAAGAAAATAAAACGATTTCCTTTGTAAATAGCGAAGGCGGTCGTTTTGAATCAAAAGATTTTTATCCCCCATTTAGTTGGGATACCACGCCGCTGTATTTCATGTTTGGAGATAAAGCACGAGTATTGCTTCCGGAAGAACGTAACTTTATTGCAGCACGTACCAACTTTATTTGCATAGAAAAATCGCATGGTTACGATACTTTAGGAGCTGCAGAATTAGGGGCAAAATACGAAGTTTCGGCATTTAAAGCCATAAAGCCAGATTTGAAAGTCTTGTTTTATTTTAATGCGGCTTTGGCTTGGCCTTACACGTCGTACAGTAAAGATTTTACAACCGATCGTATCGATGCTAATCCGCAATTGAAATCCTTTTTAATAGAGAATCCTAAAACGGGACAATTAGCACAAAAACACACGGCTTTTCTTTTTAATGTGTTAAATCCCGATTTTCGTAAGTGGTGGGTAAATACTGTTGTGAAAGGTGTAAAAGAATCTGGTAGCGATGGCGTTTTTATAGATCAAATGCATGGAAATGTCAATTTGATGAAAGACAAAAAAGAGGCTATTGAAATTGCTATGGGTGAAATGATGTCGAATCTTAAAAAGCAGTTAGGTCCCGACAAAATTCTATTAGCTAACAATGCAAATAGCCCTAATGCTAAATATATTTACCCTGTGAGCGATGCTCTTATGTTCGAAAATTATAGCGCAGTGCATTACAATAAGGAAAATTTACTTTCCGACTGGGAGGATATGCTTAAAAATGCTCAGGCTGGTAAAGTTTCTGTTTTTCGGCTTGGCGTAGAAGGGCACGACCGCGGATTTCTTAGAAGTATAAGCAAGGAAGAAAAGTACGAAGTCATGCCTAAAATTTCTCAAGAAAAATTAGAGTATGCTTTGGCCTGTTATTTAATAGGGGCGCAGCCATATTCTTATTTTATGTATAGCTGGGGCTGGGCTTTGGCAGATGGATCTTTAGTAGATTATCCAGAGTTACAAAAACCTTTAGGAGCACCAAAAGGTGCTTACAAAAGAATAACACCAACGGGTTGGGAGTTCACTCGTGAGTTTGAACGCCAAAGTTTGGATAAATACTGA